AGTTTTGCAGTAGTTGATGTGTTGTTAAGATCTAGGGTTTCAAAACTGAACCTTGTTATGTGACCTTAGAGCAGAAAGGGGCAGTGGTATTGAAACTTTGAAAGGGTGACCCTGTATCCTTTTCAGCTGTTAACCTTGTTGCTTGTTTTTCCTTTAATTTGTctgaaatttcaaattttcaagtcTTAATTTTTTATCTGGTGCAATGAAATTAATGAGCAATCATCCCATTATGTTGAGGGATTTCTgcagtttgaagagttttgtgGTTAATTTTCACTTCAATAATTTCCACTCTGCTAAATTTGCCCTCCTTTTTTTCAAATTTAGTTTTGCAGTAGTTGATGTGTTGTTAAGATCTAGGGTTTCAAAACTGAACCTTGTTATGTGATCTTGTATTAATCCAACTGTAGCGAGTTCTATTGCAGCAGAAGTTTTGTTTCAGAGGATCTCCATTATTGATTTACTTCTTTTTGCAGGCATCCCAAGTTACTGAGATTCAACCTGGTATTTGTTCTTACCCAAGAAGTCCTGCTTATGGGCTAGGCACAAGTGCAGCACTTTCCCTTCTGGTTGCCCAAATTTTTATTAATGTTGCTAGCGGTTGTATTTGTTGCCGAAGAAATCCCTATACTTCAACTACTCATTGGACtcttgcccttgcttgctttATTATATCCTGGTATTCCTCTTTCTCTGCTGCTTTAACTATTTAGCCTTTGCATTGTGAAAGACTGAAATTGGATATGAAACCATATGGAATGTCAAAACACCGCCTTTTCTGCCTAATTCATGGGCACAAGGAAGTGCATTATAACGTTCTACTCATGCTTAAACCCATAAAATGATTCATGTTTCATACGAGTACTAAATATTCCCTCTttaaattttattggttgtagAAAAACTCAAGAGTGATTTCCTTGTTTATCTGTTTCAATTTGGATAAAGATGTATGTGATTGCAAATTTGCAGCGACACTTGAATTTTCTTTCAGTATGGTGAACACACACCCTTATTTACAGACTTGCTGAGAATGAAATTGACGGCCCTATGATCTTGAGATAGCAAAAATACCATGTTTGAAGTGCATTGCTTTTGGTGGTAATGTGATACGGCGTTCAGTCGTAGATAGACCAGGTTATTAGGTGGGTCGGGTCACGGTTAGTGCGGGTCAGGTAATGAAAGGGTCAATTTTAGCGGGCCAAAACGGGCCGTGGGTTCATAACGGGCCAATAGTGGATGAGTCAATAAACGAACAAGgaataatgaaaaaaaaagaatgtCGTATGTGAATACGAAACTATCCAAATGATTTTTTATATCATaactattttagttttcaaaattattgtGTTATAAGTTTGGCCCTATATTGACcatgtccaataagagccctacAAAAACCCGATTAACTTGACCCAAACCCTATACCCATTGtgctaccctgtccaataacccgGTCTAGTCGTAGATAATGTCCAAAATTTTCGAATCAATTAAGTTTCCCTGGCTACTACTCGAACTTGAGTTTTACCGACTTTTATGCTGGATAATGTTGTTGTTTCTTGTTGTAAAACCCTTAACTTCCTCAAGGAATACTTCTGAATTTCTGATAACTATATACATCAAGTTCAAAAACTGAAACAGTAACTTGAAGTTTCTTTTTATCCTATGCCATTATGCAGGTTCACATTTGTGGTAGCATTTATGTTGCTCCTAGGTGGTGCAGCCCTCAACGATCAACATGGTGCTGAAAATGCATACTTTAGTTATTACTACTGTTACGTTGTCAAGCCTGGTGTCTTTGCAGTGGCAGCTGTGTTAAGCCTTGCAAGTGCTACACTTGGCATCTTGTATTACCTCACCATTTCCTCTGGAAGGGACAGTGCTTTTGGAAACCATGGTGCACCAAATCAGAGTGGCATTGCCATGGGACAACCTCAGATTCCACCTACCTCTCACGACCCGGTATTTGTGCATGAAGATACGTATGTCAGGCGACAGTTCACCTAAGCTGCTACTGCAAATTCAGCACAATTTTTTTCCGGAATCTGCTAATCGTCTTCTGATAGCCTGGTTTTCGGTGGAACAAGAGGAcgaatacggagtagtttttttttagggtttctctGTTATCTATCCCCCC
This genomic stretch from Spinacia oleracea cultivar Varoflay chromosome 3, BTI_SOV_V1, whole genome shotgun sequence harbors:
- the LOC110786079 gene encoding protein VASCULATURE COMPLEXITY AND CONNECTIVITY; this translates as MMKIEKKTLIICVIVGFLGLLAAVLGFAAEGKRIKASQVTEIQPGICSYPRSPAYGLGTSAALSLLVAQIFINVASGCICCRRNPYTSTTHWTLALACFIISWFTFVVAFMLLLGGAALNDQHGAENAYFSYYYCYVVKPGVFAVAAVLSLASATLGILYYLTISSGRDSAFGNHGAPNQSGIAMGQPQIPPTSHDPVFVHEDTYVRRQFT